Below is a genomic region from Canis lupus familiaris isolate Mischka breed German Shepherd chromosome 25, alternate assembly UU_Cfam_GSD_1.0, whole genome shotgun sequence.
gcaacAGTTATTTCTGGTTCAAATATGTTAGAATGATTTTAGAGAGGGCCTTCCCTACCAGAAAACCTACTAGCCACCTAGGTTATAAGATATCACAccatacttgtttttttaaaagattttacttacttgagagagagggcacaaagGGGagggggataggggcagaggaagagagaagcagactcaccgctgagcaaagagcccaacttggggctccatcccagaaccctgagattacaacctgagttaaaagcagatgctaaaccgactgagctacccaggcaccctttgcAGCATACTTTAAGAGAAATTTGCTTGAGTCTATAATataattatactattttataaaatcaaaggAACTTTCCATTGGTTAACCTTTGCTAATTTTTGTCTGTTTAGGAATAAGCCAACACGATGGACTGGGGTACTCTACACACTTTCATCGGGGGTGTGAACAAACACTCCACCAGCATCGGGAAGGTATGGATCACCGTCATCTTCATTTTTCGTGTCATGATCCTTGTAGTGGCTGCTCAAGAAGTGTGGGGCGATGAACAGGAAGATTTTGTCTGCAACACTCTGCAACCAGGTTGCAAAAATGTGTGCTATGACCACTTTTTCCCTGTGTCTCACATCCGGCTGTGGGCTCTGCAACTCATCTTTGtctccaccccagccctgctggtCGCGATGCATGTCGCCTACTACAGACATGAGACTGCCCGCAAATTTAGgcgaggagagaaaagaaatgaattcaaaGACTTAGAAGACATTAAAAAGCAGAAGGTTCGGATAGAGGGGTCCCTGTGGTGGACGTACACCAGCAGCATCTTTTTCCGAATCATCTTTGAAGCATCCTTTATGTATGTGTTTTACTTCCTTTACAATGGGTACCACCTGCCCTGGGTGTTGAAATGTGGGATTGACCCTTGCCCCAACCTTGTAGACTGTTTTATCTCTAGACCTACTGAGAAAACCGTGTTTACCATTTTTATGATTTCTGCATCTGTGATTTGCATGCTGCTTAATGTGGCGGAATTGTGTTACCTGCTGCTGAAAGTATGTTTTAGGAGATCAAAAAgaacacagacacaaagaaatcACCCCAATCATGCCCTAAAAGAGagtaagcaaaatgaaatgaatgagctGATTTCAGACAGTGGTCAAAATGCCATCACAGGCTTTCCAAGTTAAACATTTCAAAGCACTATGTAGCTGCTTCATAACAAAAGTGGTGCCTTCTGAAGGCAGGTCCCACCTGAAAGTCCCGTCTCTAGGCTGAAGACTTCATCTTTATAAATACTTTCATAATACATAGATACTTAACTTTTTGTAGAATAATTGTTCCATTGATATGAAACATAATCAAATATGTGGTCCATCTCTGAAAACTAAGACAGGATTAGAACTGTGCTTTAACATGTTTAAGTGGACTGTCTGACATACTAGgtatttcctgaaaatttaagTGTGTAATTGTtttgataaagaacatttatCTAGAAATTGATACttgactagaaaaaaatatttttaaaggactgaATGTTTTAGTTCTGactttgaatttatataaagtatttttataatgacTGGTCTTTCTTACCTGGGAAAACATATGATGTTAGTTTTAGAGTTATGCTGTATCTAAATTTTGAACTTACAAAGAATCTATCTTGTTGTAAATAGTATTTTGCATTGTCTATTGACAAATTTATGGACTATCATGATACTTTTAAGGTAGAAATTGTTCAttgtacaatatatttttatcactttctgTATACAGAGCTGTATGGAAGTAGGAAGTTTTTTAAAACTAGACGATTTGCGATCATTGTGAACAGCTAACATGAATGTGCTCACCTCAATAAAGATTAGCCCCATTGCTTAAGCCTTCCTATGCATTATGAGTTTCTGCTCAGTCTGGGCCTCCACATGGTCATCCCTCATGTGGCATGATGAGTTGGTTGGGTGACTTTTGGTGGGCAGGCTGCTGGTTGTGCAGGTGGAGTTGCTGGGGAGTTCAACCTGGACTCTTGCATCCTCACATTAAATGAGAAGCTGAGCTTAGAAGCCCACCCAGTCCTTAGCTTGGAGAGGATGTGGCTGCTTTAGGACACAGAAAATGTCCTCTGGAAAAGTTCAGCCTTGATAGAGAGGATTGAGAGGAGTCAGCTGCAGCTCTCAGACAAAGATTGCCTCAAAGGACTCATTCATTACCTGAGTCCTTCAGACCCTGGTGACTAGGTAAGCACCCACAGCTTCACACCCACAGATAAGGAAACTTTTCTCTCCAGGGATTTCCAGATTGAATACAGATGCCTTTAGAGGGGGTGCTGGTGAGTCAGTCACAGACTAGTCACTCTGGAGAGGTAACACATACATCCACACATAAGAAAGCACTGTGTAAAGGGCCAACATTAGCATGGCATATTCTGCATGAGGAAACCTAATAAATAGTAAGTGTACACAAGAGAATAATAAGTGTACACATGTCAATATGGCACTATGATTCCAAAACCTCtctccagaaaacaaaatattctttttcttcagggTCCAAAGCAAATTCAAGACATATCATTTCACCCATAAATATCCTAGTACCAATCTATGAAAACCAAGAATtaaccttttaaaacaaaactataatcCTACCCTCACATTAAAAAATCTGGTTAGCACTCATAATTCCCAATGTCCTAtaatgttctctctttttaaatagctATTCAAATGAGTATCAAATAAAGGATGAGAGGAAATATCAGGGGCAGATAAAACAGTCTTAGTAACAATTCCAATCTGTATCAAAGAGCAACTGCCCTCCCACCATAATCTTTGGACTCCTGGTCCCCCTTATGATAAGACCACCTAATCTGTAcctcctttcttattttccatctcttttctcttctccagtttttttcttgctcttgaaCTCCCCTAGTGTTCTTTCCCTCTGGAGTTGTCTTTCCATACCATCCCATCAAGGTCAGGAGTGGTGATCACACCCTTTTTCCCCATCTACTTCTCAATACCTTCTTCTGGGCCCACCCTCATCACTGAACCCAAGCTACTGTCAGCACCATGACTTCCTGAACACCAAATCTGATGGTTATCAGTTTTCAACTTCTTAAAACTCTTTTGAGGCCTCTTTTCCATTCCAAGACACAAGACATTGCCCAACCTAACCTTGGGTCTCCACCTCCAACAACTCCTCTGTCTCCTGCATTGACATCCCTCCTTCTCTCATCCCTTGAGAGAAGACCTTTCCTTTTCTCACCCTGCTTCTCTTTGGCAATCTCATTTATCTATACAACTATCCTGAGATAGTATCACATTTtatagagaggttaaataaattttCCCAAATCACATAGCTAATATGTAGCAGAGCCAAGGTTCAAACAAGGTCCAACAGTCTCTGAAGACAATGGCTTAACCACCATGTTGCACTGGCTCCCACAGCTCCATGCTGCATGACCAAGTATAATGTATGATGTTAAGAAACCCCATACACTTCTCATCTAGCTCCAACAATGATCTATTCATGCTTTTACACTTTCCCAGGAGACTCTCACCTGCTTATCCCCCATTCTGGATTGCTCTGAAGCAAATTCCGGATACATTCTTTCATCAGTAGATATTTCAATACGGGTCTTGTAAGAGTAGActaatcttttaaaactaaaacattacAAAATCCAGTCATAATTCATAATTCTCCAATTGTCCTGTAAatgtccctctcttttttctcattattttgagACAATTATAGAGTCACATATAGACATAAGAAATAATGCAGAAAGGTCCATATGCACCTTGCACAGTTTCTCTCAATAGTAAtatcttgcaaaactatagtacaGGATTTCAACCACTGAATTGACATTGATAGAGTAAAGAcagagaatatttccatcaccacaaCGATCCCCCATGTGGCCCTTTTATACCTACACCCATTTCTATCCTATCCCATCTCCACCTACCACATGCCTTTCTGATTCCTGGCAACCAACAACCTACTCattgtttctataattttgtcattttaagaacaTTATTGTAAAAGAAATCAGATGGTATGCAACCTTTtgagattggattttttttactcTCATTATAATTCTCTGAAGATTCATCTGGGTCATTGTGTGCACCAATAGTCCATTCATTTTTTACTGCTAAAGTTCCACAGTATGGATGTGTAcaatttgtttaaccattcactcaTTGAAGGATATCTGGCTGTTCCTAGTCTGGGgcttatatgaaaaatatgaattttcatGTACAGGCTTTTCTGTGAACATACTATTATTTCTTGTCATAAATATTCAGGAGTCCAGTTGTTGGATATATGGTAgttgcatatttcatttttttaagaaactgccaaatggttttccaaaatacattctcaccaacaaaaTATGAGTGATCCAGTTCTTCctcatccttgccagcatttggtgttgtcactattttttattttatccattctgatatgtttaatttgcatttctgtaatggCTAATaaagttgaatatcttttcatgtgattatcaGCTATCTCTATATCCTCTTCACtttctaattagattttttttcctattgttgagCTTTGacagtttttttatatattctagatactagtccttGGGCAGATAGTAgttcataaatgtttttccactcaagattttcttttcatcttcttaacaAGGCCTTTTGCAGAgcaattccttttcattttaatgatgtcccatttatcaattttttcttgtaTGGATTATGATTTGGGGGCCAAGTCTAAGATCTTTGCCTAATCCaagatcccaaagattttctgtttctttcctaaaAGTTATCTACTTTTACACTTTGCATTTAAGTTTGTGGTCCACGATGCATTAAGTTTTATATAAGGTCTGAGACTTAAGTTGAGGCTCATTTTTTTGCCTGCAGATATCCAgttgctccagcaccatttgaTGAAAATG
It encodes:
- the GJB6 gene encoding gap junction beta-6 protein is translated as MDWGTLHTFIGGVNKHSTSIGKVWITVIFIFRVMILVVAAQEVWGDEQEDFVCNTLQPGCKNVCYDHFFPVSHIRLWALQLIFVSTPALLVAMHVAYYRHETARKFRRGEKRNEFKDLEDIKKQKVRIEGSLWWTYTSSIFFRIIFEASFMYVFYFLYNGYHLPWVLKCGIDPCPNLVDCFISRPTEKTVFTIFMISASVICMLLNVAELCYLLLKVCFRRSKRTQTQRNHPNHALKESKQNEMNELISDSGQNAITGFPS